In Candidatus Omnitrophota bacterium, a single window of DNA contains:
- a CDS encoding AMP-binding protein, with translation MSKPNFEDLSIHEIMESINRRWFSKTALQIKTEDGWNSLSYVPLGERVVDVSSTLLKLGIEKHDRAAIFSESSPEWAIALFGIISCGGIVVPMDVKLSEKETEFILTDSSAKFIFVSEKHLPVIDAIKPKLPGLKHIFLLDDSDRKDVIKLKDLKIKHGDKKYLPLCLEDTALIVYTSGTTGVAKGVELTYKNLMFQAKELNRIIHYTEEDNFLSMLPLNHMLEMTGGLLSPLYVGATVTYCDSLKPANIMALMNETRTTVVITVPLVLKIFHSGIIKKAQSLPFPGKQAFFAMLHLCRFLLRFKIKAGKLFFRKVHNRFGGRLRAFVSGGAPLDPAVEIDFNAMGFSILQGYGLTETSPVITVNTLEELKYGSVGKPLPGVEVKLMKPDGTFSPDEGEIVTRGDHTMKGYYKNPEKTGEVIKNGWLHTGDTGRLDKDGFLYITGRIRNLIVLGGGKKVFPEEIEEVMSASPYIREICVFGKKATEGLKAGTEEVFAVIVPNLERFEGEEKKDKELIKKKIWAELSRLGSDLAEYKKIPDFMLYFDELPKTSTRKIKRNAVKELTGNASSGV, from the coding sequence ATGTCCAAGCCTAATTTCGAAGATCTTTCCATACATGAGATAATGGAATCCATAAACAGGAGATGGTTCTCGAAGACCGCCCTACAGATAAAGACCGAGGACGGATGGAACAGCCTGTCGTACGTACCGCTCGGAGAGAGGGTGGTAGATGTCTCGTCAACGCTTTTGAAGCTCGGGATCGAAAAGCACGACAGGGCCGCGATATTTTCGGAATCGAGTCCCGAATGGGCGATCGCCCTTTTCGGGATAATCTCGTGCGGCGGGATAGTCGTGCCGATGGACGTGAAGCTGAGCGAGAAAGAGACGGAGTTCATTTTGACCGACAGCAGCGCGAAATTTATATTCGTTTCGGAAAAACACCTGCCTGTCATAGACGCTATCAAACCGAAACTGCCGGGTCTGAAACATATATTCCTCCTGGATGATTCTGACCGCAAAGATGTAATAAAGCTCAAAGATCTTAAGATTAAGCACGGGGATAAAAAATATCTTCCCCTCTGCCTCGAGGACACCGCGCTTATCGTATACACGTCCGGCACGACCGGCGTCGCGAAAGGCGTGGAGCTCACCTATAAGAACCTGATGTTCCAGGCGAAGGAGCTAAACCGGATCATTCATTATACCGAGGAGGACAATTTCCTTTCGATGCTGCCGTTGAACCACATGCTCGAGATGACCGGCGGGCTTCTTTCCCCGCTTTATGTCGGCGCCACGGTCACTTATTGCGACAGCCTTAAGCCGGCGAATATCATGGCCCTCATGAACGAGACGCGCACGACAGTCGTGATAACCGTGCCGCTCGTCCTGAAGATATTCCACAGCGGGATAATAAAGAAAGCGCAATCATTACCGTTCCCGGGGAAACAGGCATTCTTCGCTATGCTCCACCTGTGCAGGTTTTTGCTGCGGTTCAAGATCAAGGCCGGGAAATTATTTTTCCGGAAAGTGCATAACCGGTTCGGAGGAAGGCTCAGGGCTTTTGTTTCGGGCGGGGCGCCGCTCGACCCGGCAGTAGAGATAGATTTCAACGCAATGGGTTTTAGCATCCTCCAGGGTTACGGGCTCACAGAGACGTCCCCGGTCATCACGGTAAACACTTTAGAAGAGCTTAAATACGGCTCGGTCGGAAAACCGCTGCCCGGAGTGGAAGTCAAGCTTATGAAGCCGGACGGGACTTTTTCCCCGGACGAGGGAGAGATCGTGACCCGCGGTGACCACACCATGAAAGGCTACTACAAAAACCCTGAGAAGACGGGCGAAGTGATAAAAAACGGATGGCTGCACACGGGCGACACCGGGAGGTTGGATAAAGACGGGTTTTTGTATATTACCGGCCGCATCAGGAACTTAATAGTCCTCGGCGGAGGAAAGAAAGTCTTCCCCGAAGAGATTGAAGAGGTCATGTCCGCCAGCCCGTACATTAGGGAGATATGCGTGTTCGGCAAAAAGGCGACCGAGGGGCTTAAGGCCGGGACTGAGGAAGTGTTTGCAGTGATAGTCCCAAACCTAGAGCGGTTTGAAGGGGAAGAGAAGAAGGACAAAGAGCTTATTAAGAAAAAAATCTGGGCGGAACTCAGCCGTTTAGGCAGCGACCTGGCTGAATACAAGAAGATACCGGATTTTATGCTTTATTTCGACGAACTGCCGAAGACGTCGACGAGGAAGATAAAGAGGAATGCGGTCAAGGAGCTGACAGGCAATGCATCCAGCGGCGTATAG
- a CDS encoding prolipoprotein diacylglyceryl transferase produces the protein MHPAAYSLFSAIAYATGLCLYYFEARRKKIPLEPLLYIFFGALVGGLIGSKLGSVFFVYWDYFSKHLSHIFIPQIGGKTVVGGLIGGYLGVIATKKIIKFTRSTGDLFAPALAMGIAIGRIGCYFNGCCYGINGFPTQLIESAFSFGLFVYLWSIRKKVKIEGDLFRIFLIAYAFFRFWIEFFRADAVGGIYGFSSAQIISIIVFVWAGISLINKGARYGKENL, from the coding sequence ATGCATCCAGCGGCGTATAGTTTATTCAGCGCGATAGCGTATGCGACAGGGTTGTGCCTGTATTATTTTGAGGCAAGACGGAAGAAGATACCCCTCGAACCGCTCCTTTATATCTTTTTCGGGGCGCTGGTCGGGGGGTTGATCGGCAGCAAGCTGGGCTCGGTATTTTTTGTGTATTGGGATTATTTTTCCAAACACCTGTCCCATATCTTTATCCCGCAGATCGGCGGGAAGACGGTCGTAGGAGGCCTGATAGGCGGTTATTTAGGAGTCATAGCGACTAAGAAGATCATCAAGTTTACCCGTTCTACCGGCGACCTGTTTGCGCCTGCTCTGGCTATGGGCATCGCGATAGGGAGGATAGGGTGCTATTTCAACGGCTGTTGCTACGGCATAAACGGATTTCCGACGCAATTGATCGAATCAGCGTTCAGTTTCGGGCTATTCGTTTATTTATGGTCGATCCGCAAGAAGGTAAAGATCGAAGGGGACCTGTTTAGAATATTCCTGATCGCCTATGCGTTCTTCAGGTTTTGGATCGAGTTTTTCCGCGCCGACGCTGTCGGCGGCATATACGGCTTCAGCTCGGCGCAGATAATTTCTATTATAGTATTTGTTTGGGCGGGAATATCTTTAATTAATAAAGGAGCCCGATATGGAAAAGAAAATTTATAA
- a CDS encoding isoprenylcysteine carboxylmethyltransferase family protein, with the protein MNILIFKFCWGFLLGAAVLAQVIFSGKAKKKAGPANNIFVIAAFAVALGWFFVRDYIGTFKGNAVSEGAGEILMFTGVAGYVWALLTLRRNWSISAEIKEGHTLVTNGPYAFVRHPMYFFMMLVLTGSGLLISNYMVLLFSPVVGIAYYFRAKAEEEMLKEEFPQYGAYSKRAKMLIPGIL; encoded by the coding sequence TTGAACATTCTAATATTTAAATTTTGCTGGGGTTTTCTTCTCGGCGCTGCCGTATTGGCGCAGGTAATTTTTTCCGGGAAGGCGAAGAAGAAAGCGGGTCCGGCAAACAACATATTTGTTATCGCGGCCTTCGCCGTGGCATTAGGATGGTTCTTTGTAAGGGATTATATAGGAACATTTAAGGGCAATGCCGTCAGCGAAGGCGCCGGCGAGATACTCATGTTTACCGGTGTCGCGGGTTATGTATGGGCCCTTCTTACCCTCAGGCGAAACTGGTCCATCTCGGCGGAGATAAAGGAGGGGCACACCCTGGTCACGAACGGGCCTTACGCGTTTGTCAGGCACCCGATGTATTTCTTTATGATGCTGGTTTTGACCGGCTCCGGGTTACTGATATCAAATTATATGGTACTTCTATTTTCGCCGGTCGTAGGTATCGCGTATTATTTCAGGGCGAAGGCGGAGGAGGAGATGCTGAAGGAAGAATTTCCGCAATATGGCGCTTACTCGAAACGAGCAAAGATGTTGATACCGGGAATACTATGA
- a CDS encoding radical SAM protein — MKNRSDQKQIEKDYIFLELTRSICPVCKKTVDAQVRVRGEKVYMFKRCAEHGEFEGLISSDVNMYRHSLAFNKPGRMPLEYASEVKHGCPEDCGLCPDHQQHTCVALLEITDGCNLCCTSCFAKSAGSKYLDLKTIDFMLDSYVRCEGSPEVLQISGGEPTLHPDLFKIIEMAHSKKIKHLMINTNGVRLAEDEELAKRLADCNVELYFQFDGFEPRIYEVLRGSKEVFKLKQRALENISKYNIPTTLVATLAKGLNEDQIGEIINYGLKNKFVKGVTFQPMIYVNEKIKFDPMDRLTLPDVVKEIDRQTKSLFKVSDFIPLPCPYPTCCSLTYAFKKDGKVTPITRKIDIEKYLDYFSNTLVTTPAPILRKALEGLWSASAAINSASVLKDFVCVCGIPFNKDALEQLKDNVFRVVVKPFMDAYTFDVKRAMKCCIHVIQPDGKLIPFCVYNNIYRDRCR; from the coding sequence ATGAAAAATCGTTCAGATCAGAAACAAATCGAAAAAGATTATATCTTCCTCGAACTGACGCGGAGCATCTGCCCGGTCTGCAAGAAGACCGTTGACGCGCAGGTGAGGGTCAGGGGCGAGAAGGTGTATATGTTCAAGCGCTGCGCCGAGCACGGCGAGTTCGAGGGGTTGATATCTTCCGACGTCAATATGTACAGGCACAGCCTGGCATTCAATAAGCCGGGGAGGATGCCGCTCGAATACGCCTCTGAGGTAAAACACGGCTGCCCGGAGGACTGCGGGCTCTGTCCGGACCACCAGCAGCATACCTGTGTGGCGCTCCTCGAGATAACCGACGGCTGCAACCTGTGCTGCACGTCCTGTTTTGCTAAGTCAGCAGGAAGCAAGTACCTGGACCTGAAGACGATAGATTTCATGCTCGATAGCTATGTCAGGTGCGAAGGCAGCCCGGAAGTGCTGCAGATAAGCGGCGGCGAGCCGACCCTCCATCCCGACCTGTTCAAGATAATCGAGATGGCCCATTCCAAGAAAATAAAGCACCTTATGATCAACACTAACGGCGTGAGGCTGGCCGAGGATGAAGAACTGGCTAAAAGATTAGCCGATTGTAATGTCGAGCTTTATTTCCAGTTCGACGGTTTTGAGCCGCGCATATATGAGGTCCTGCGCGGCAGCAAGGAGGTCTTTAAGCTGAAACAGCGCGCGCTGGAAAATATTTCAAAATATAACATCCCGACGACGCTTGTCGCGACGCTCGCCAAGGGATTGAACGAAGACCAGATAGGCGAAATAATAAATTACGGGCTTAAGAACAAGTTCGTCAAGGGCGTGACGTTCCAGCCGATGATATACGTGAACGAAAAGATTAAATTTGACCCGATGGACAGGCTGACCCTGCCGGATGTGGTCAAAGAGATAGACAGGCAGACGAAGTCCCTTTTTAAGGTATCGGATTTTATACCGTTGCCGTGCCCGTATCCGACATGCTGCAGCCTGACCTATGCTTTTAAAAAAGACGGCAAAGTCACCCCGATAACGAGGAAGATCGACATAGAAAAATACCTGGACTATTTCAGCAATACACTCGTAACCACGCCGGCGCCTATATTAAGGAAAGCGTTGGAAGGCTTGTGGTCGGCGTCAGCGGCTATTAACTCGGCAAGCGTCTTAAAGGACTTTGTATGCGTCTGCGGGATACCGTTCAATAAGGACGCACTTGAGCAACTTAAGGATAACGTCTTCAGGGTCGTCGTAAAACCGTTCATGGACGCCTATACTTTTGACGTAAAAAGGGCGATGAAGTGCTGTATACATGTCATACAACCCGACGGCAAGCTTATCCCTTTCTGCGTATACAACAATATTTACCGGGACAGGTGCAGATGA
- a CDS encoding permease, which produces MSNILNNMIEFLAVLVVMFFAVSFVSRVAMKKMPLDRLFARLQGSGAVASNFISAVIGAVTPFCVCTTIPVFTGMVQMGLKTGPAMAFLFSSPLLNISAVILIYFLFGWKFAVYFTAAILFAATLGGILVPKLGMEDGIEGKAEEGGLPEGGSGNVCKDAARSSASLLKNLLLPLILGAVIAGLIHNYIPVKFIERFNGFPVWLAIPLVALIGFPLYSNILVLAPICFSLADKGMNSAVVMTFMMSGAGISFPSALVLNRILKRRLYLYYLGYTFLAYCIIGLGFNLVR; this is translated from the coding sequence ATGAGCAATATACTGAATAATATGATAGAGTTCCTCGCGGTCCTGGTGGTGATGTTTTTCGCGGTCTCGTTCGTCTCGAGGGTAGCGATGAAAAAGATGCCTCTGGACAGGTTATTTGCCAGGCTGCAGGGGAGCGGGGCTGTCGCGAGCAATTTTATTTCGGCGGTGATCGGTGCGGTGACGCCTTTCTGTGTCTGCACGACGATACCGGTCTTTACCGGCATGGTGCAGATGGGCCTCAAGACAGGCCCGGCCATGGCATTCCTCTTTTCATCGCCGCTCCTTAATATTTCGGCGGTGATATTGATATATTTTCTATTCGGGTGGAAATTCGCCGTGTATTTTACGGCCGCGATACTTTTTGCCGCTACGCTTGGCGGCATCCTGGTGCCGAAATTGGGGATGGAGGACGGGATAGAGGGGAAGGCGGAAGAAGGAGGTCTTCCGGAAGGCGGAAGCGGCAATGTCTGCAAAGACGCCGCGAGATCCTCGGCCTCTTTGTTGAAGAACCTGCTGCTCCCGCTCATTTTAGGCGCGGTAATTGCCGGTCTCATACATAATTATATCCCGGTCAAATTCATAGAGCGATTCAACGGTTTTCCCGTGTGGCTGGCGATACCCCTGGTCGCGCTTATCGGTTTTCCGTTATATTCAAATATACTGGTGCTTGCGCCGATATGCTTCTCGCTGGCGGATAAGGGGATGAACAGCGCGGTAGTGATGACATTCATGATGTCCGGCGCCGGGATCAGTTTTCCTTCGGCGTTGGTATTGAACAGGATCCTTAAGCGAAGGCTTTACCTTTATTACTTGGGGTATACCTTCCTGGCTTATTGTATAATAGGGCTCGGTTTTAACCTGGTAAGGTAA
- a CDS encoding DUF3343 domain-containing protein, whose protein sequence is MANWLKKIFEPNYVKPKGIILYGSVQAVIQTHKMLEDKGFLVRLVAPPPEFRIGCDLAVEFELIEQEAVENTIKEQPVAQNYTIVSAKEMLPDILKRSTFIEIDGYLMCKAGNMKITVDKMDHKIVNISGGGCPDIPYVAEKLYGREIEEAEDPIKLGNSLCSYMLQISFDSLKNKVTR, encoded by the coding sequence ATGGCAAATTGGCTAAAAAAAATATTTGAACCCAATTACGTCAAACCGAAGGGGATCATCCTTTACGGGAGCGTCCAGGCGGTGATACAGACCCACAAGATGCTCGAGGATAAGGGATTCCTTGTCAGGCTCGTAGCCCCGCCGCCGGAATTCAGGATAGGCTGCGACCTTGCCGTAGAGTTCGAGCTTATCGAGCAGGAGGCGGTCGAGAATACAATAAAGGAACAGCCGGTAGCTCAGAATTACACTATCGTCTCCGCGAAGGAGATGCTGCCGGATATCCTGAAGCGATCGACTTTTATTGAGATCGACGGGTACCTTATGTGCAAGGCAGGCAACATGAAGATAACCGTGGATAAAATGGACCATAAGATCGTCAATATCTCGGGCGGGGGATGCCCGGATATCCCGTATGTGGCCGAAAAGCTCTACGGCCGGGAGATCGAAGAGGCGGAGGACCCGATAAAATTAGGCAACAGCCTTTGCTCCTATATGCTGCAGATATCTTTCGACTCGTTAAAAAATAAGGTAACAAGATAG
- a CDS encoding NAD(P)H-hydrate dehydratase — MLVLIGTVPNKVGLHIGSASVDGGKLKIGNAEFSVERGTAAMAASAVMVCKYYGLESPLCIFGADTGDGVGTNMMFHEAFENLDKYDPDVVTLHYMFPKVGYGGPFIAKVESLKKRPQLIADAGGMYLMKTTKLADKFDVFTPDQGELYFLADEMAPHPLYVREEIAYKDLTAGSLAGMAYKNRNTARTTVIKGAVDQVYRGGVKIKEVSGPNIPAMEAIGGTGDTITGMLSALRFKGDPDADFKALIINRLIGEKIRCTPATQISEFINAVPEAIEEYEKKSR, encoded by the coding sequence ATGCTCGTCCTTATCGGCACGGTGCCCAATAAAGTAGGCCTGCATATCGGCAGCGCGTCTGTCGACGGCGGAAAACTGAAGATAGGGAACGCTGAGTTCTCCGTCGAAAGGGGGACGGCCGCCATGGCCGCGTCTGCGGTGATGGTATGCAAGTACTACGGGCTCGAAAGTCCACTGTGCATATTCGGCGCGGATACCGGGGACGGCGTGGGCACCAACATGATGTTCCACGAGGCCTTTGAGAACCTCGATAAATACGATCCGGATGTCGTGACCCTGCATTATATGTTCCCGAAGGTGGGATACGGCGGGCCGTTTATCGCCAAAGTGGAATCGCTCAAGAAAAGGCCGCAGCTTATCGCCGACGCCGGAGGGATGTACCTGATGAAGACGACGAAACTGGCGGATAAGTTCGACGTATTCACCCCGGACCAGGGCGAACTGTATTTTCTCGCGGATGAAATGGCTCCCCACCCGCTTTATGTAAGGGAGGAGATAGCATACAAGGATTTGACGGCCGGATCGCTGGCCGGAATGGCGTATAAAAACAGGAACACCGCCAGGACGACTGTCATAAAAGGGGCCGTCGATCAGGTCTACCGCGGCGGGGTGAAAATAAAGGAAGTTTCGGGCCCGAATATACCGGCAATGGAAGCGATAGGCGGGACCGGCGATACCATAACCGGGATGCTCTCGGCCCTGAGGTTTAAGGGCGACCCGGACGCCGATTTCAAGGCGCTTATCATCAACCGCCTTATCGGGGAGAAGATCAGGTGCACGCCGGCGACCCAGATATCGGAATTCATAAATGCCGTCCCTGAGGCGATCGAAGAGTATGAAAAAAAATCCCGCTAG
- a CDS encoding YeeE/YedE thiosulfate transporter family protein, whose product MKKNPARHWTYAVTGPVLAALLIVFWYFNQNYLADKKSAVVLLLENPILTFGFVTLGAFISAFIFGEFGIKTPLTYEPLIYGLAGGLIMGTGATIAAMSVYSVVLFNLAGIFNLTAFMVTKGWVYAVFMILGGFFGSKLLKFFTLKTARVKKDFFIPDELMDKGVQRAVFYAILGLFVFFVVAILIFSKLGTPGKISFVFAVIFLSVFGAVAERGTICMSSMLKEWFISRSSYVWRSVLFTVMCLALFYQAGIRLSLFGPILLEKNISGAGFLMAGSFLMGFGFIFADGCFIGSLWKAGQGNIINIAGIFGMLFGIGISQAVIRATGLHPAAGPIPNYIDAISGSTPFLVILWVTGLVLLLVFKPQRYRY is encoded by the coding sequence ATGAAAAAAAATCCCGCTAGGCATTGGACGTATGCGGTGACCGGCCCGGTATTGGCGGCGCTGCTGATAGTCTTCTGGTATTTTAACCAGAATTACCTTGCAGATAAGAAGAGCGCAGTCGTTCTGTTGCTGGAAAACCCCATCCTGACATTCGGATTTGTCACGCTCGGCGCGTTCATAAGCGCGTTCATCTTCGGCGAATTCGGGATAAAAACGCCGCTTACTTATGAGCCGTTGATATACGGGCTGGCCGGGGGTCTCATAATGGGCACCGGGGCGACCATTGCCGCGATGTCGGTCTATTCGGTCGTGCTTTTTAACCTTGCCGGGATATTCAACCTGACGGCGTTCATGGTCACAAAGGGCTGGGTATACGCTGTTTTCATGATATTGGGTGGATTTTTCGGCTCAAAGCTGCTAAAATTCTTTACCCTGAAGACGGCAAGGGTAAAAAAGGATTTCTTCATCCCCGACGAGCTGATGGATAAGGGCGTCCAGAGGGCCGTTTTTTACGCGATCTTAGGATTATTTGTTTTTTTCGTCGTCGCGATACTCATATTCTCGAAATTGGGGACTCCCGGGAAAATAAGCTTTGTCTTTGCCGTAATATTTCTTTCGGTCTTCGGCGCGGTCGCCGAAAGGGGAACGATATGCATGTCGAGCATGCTTAAGGAGTGGTTCATCTCACGTTCCTCGTATGTCTGGCGAAGCGTCTTGTTTACCGTTATGTGCCTTGCCTTATTTTACCAGGCAGGGATACGGCTCTCTTTGTTCGGCCCGATCCTTCTCGAGAAGAACATTTCCGGGGCCGGTTTTCTAATGGCGGGATCATTTTTAATGGGTTTCGGTTTTATTTTTGCGGACGGGTGTTTTATAGGAAGCCTTTGGAAAGCCGGGCAAGGTAACATCATAAACATCGCCGGGATATTCGGGATGTTATTCGGGATCGGGATTTCGCAGGCGGTCATCCGGGCAACTGGTTTGCATCCCGCTGCCGGCCCTATCCCTAATTATATTGACGCGATATCAGGCTCTACCCCGTTTCTTGTTATCTTATGGGTAACCGGGCTTGTCCTGCTGCTGGTATTTAAACCGCAGCGTTATAGATATTGA